A region from the Ammospiza nelsoni isolate bAmmNel1 chromosome 1, bAmmNel1.pri, whole genome shotgun sequence genome encodes:
- the LRRC3B gene encoding leucine-rich repeat-containing protein 3B: MHLVDLWLTRSLSMCLLLQSFVLMILCFHSASMCPKGCLCSHSGGLNVSCSNANLKEIPRDLPSETVLLYLDSNQITSIPNEIFKDLHQLRVLNLSKNGIEFIDEHAFKGVAETLQTLDLSDNRIKSVHKNAFNNLKARARIANNPWHCDCTLQQVLRSMASNYETANNVICKTSVLDEHAGRPFLNAANDADLCNIPKKTTDYAMLVTMFGWFTMVISYVVYYVRQNQEDARRHLEYLKSLPSRQKKPDEADDISTVV, translated from the coding sequence ATGCATTTGGTAGACCTGTGGTTAACTCGTTCCCTCTCCATGTGTCTGCTCTTACAAAGTTTTGTCCTCATGATACTGTGCTTTCATTCTGCCAGTATGTGCCCAAAAGGCTGCCTCTGTTCCCACTCCGGAGGTCTGAACGTCAGCTGTAGCAATGCAAACCTCAAGGAGATACCCAGAGATCTTCCTTCAGAAACAGTCTTACTTTATTTGGACTCCAATCAGATAACATCTATCCCCAACGAAATTTTTAAGGACTTGCACCAATTGAGAGTACTCAATTTATCAAAAAACGGGATTGAGTTTATCGATGAACATGCCTTTAAAGGGGTGGCAGAAACCTTGCAGACTCTGGATTTGTCCGACAACCGGATTAAAAGCGTGCACAAAAACGCTTTCAACAACCTGAAGGCCAGGGCCAGAATTGCCAACAACCCCTGGCACTGTGACTGCACGCTGCAGCAGGTGCTGCGGAGCATGGCCTCCAACTACGAGACGGCCAACAACGTCATCTGCAAGACTTCTGTGCTGGACGAGCACGCGGGGAGGCCCTTCCTCAACGCTGCCAACGACGCCGACCTCTGCAACATCCCTAAAAAGACTACTGACTACGCCATGCTGGTCACCATGTTTGGCTGGTTCACCATGGTGATCTCCTACGTGGTTTATTACGTGCGACAGAACCAGGAGGATGCAAGGAGGCACCTGGAGTACTTGAAATCCCTGCCAAGCAGGCAAAAGAAACCAGATGAAGCCGATGACATTAGCACTGTGGTATAG